The genomic segment CATTTTGATTTTTGCATTTTGATATTTGATTTATGATGCGTTTAGTTTTCCCTCCCCAAACGCCACATAAACATCCCCCTCAACCACCTTGACTGGATAAGTCTTGACCTGCCCCTGTCCTCCATTCAATGCACACCCTGTTTTTAAATCAATTTTCCAGCCGTGAAGGGGGCAGAAAACAGAGCTTCCTGCAAGAATCCCATCGGCCAGGGGCCCTTGTTTATGAGGGCATGCGTTATCAATGGCACAAAACTCATTTCCCAGATGGAA from the Chlamydiota bacterium genome contains:
- the nirD gene encoding nitrite reductase small subunit NirD, yielding MNKTPAYKWYRVCGTREIPAKEGRRVQFGDHQIALFHLGNEFCAIDNACPHKQGPLADGILAGSSVFCPLHGWKIDLKTGCALNGGQGQVKTYPVKVVEGDVYVAFGEGKLNAS